From a region of the Janthinobacterium sp. 61 genome:
- a CDS encoding 6-phosphofructokinase, producing MSSGKILVAQGGGPTAVINQSLVGVVLESRRFQHVTRVYGALHGVRGIVNEEFVDLTQETSHNLELVAATPSSALGSTRDKPDIAYCHQIFEVLRAHEIEHFFYIGGNDSSDTVRIVSEEAHKAGYPLRCIHIPKTIDNDLVGSDHTPGFPSAARFVAQAFAGANLDNAALPGVYVGVVMGRHAGFLTAASALGKKFPDDGPHLIYLPERIFVLEQFLADVKATYEKYGRCVIAVSEGIHDASGEPIASLLAKQVGNEVERDAHGNVQLSGTGALADLLCDEIKAKLGIKRVRGDTFGYLQRSFIGCVSDVDQREAREVGEKAVQFAMWGDRDGSVAIKRTGFYSVDYELLPLTDVAGKTRTMEDEFISASGTDVTDAFRLYLRPLLGSGMPDAFRLRAAKVAKVLKP from the coding sequence ATGTCGTCTGGAAAAATTCTTGTTGCCCAGGGAGGCGGCCCCACCGCCGTCATCAACCAGTCGCTGGTGGGCGTGGTGCTCGAATCGCGGCGTTTTCAACATGTCACGCGCGTGTATGGCGCGCTGCACGGGGTGCGCGGCATCGTCAATGAAGAATTCGTTGATCTGACGCAGGAAACCAGCCACAACCTGGAACTGGTGGCAGCCACGCCCTCGTCGGCGCTCGGCTCCACGCGCGACAAGCCCGACATCGCCTACTGCCACCAAATCTTCGAAGTGCTGCGCGCACACGAGATCGAACATTTCTTTTACATCGGCGGCAACGACTCGTCCGACACAGTGCGCATCGTCAGCGAGGAAGCGCACAAGGCCGGCTATCCGCTGCGCTGTATCCACATCCCGAAAACCATCGACAACGACCTGGTAGGCAGCGACCACACGCCAGGCTTTCCCTCCGCCGCGCGTTTCGTCGCCCAAGCGTTCGCCGGCGCCAACCTCGATAACGCCGCCTTGCCCGGCGTCTACGTGGGCGTGGTGATGGGCCGCCACGCGGGCTTCTTGACGGCCGCCTCGGCACTGGGCAAGAAGTTCCCAGATGATGGCCCGCATCTGATCTACCTGCCCGAAAGAATCTTCGTGCTGGAGCAATTCCTTGCCGACGTGAAAGCCACGTATGAAAAATACGGCCGCTGCGTGATCGCCGTCTCGGAAGGCATCCACGATGCCTCGGGCGAGCCCATCGCCAGCCTGCTGGCCAAACAGGTGGGCAATGAGGTGGAACGCGATGCGCATGGCAATGTGCAATTGTCGGGCACGGGCGCGCTGGCCGACCTGCTGTGCGACGAAATCAAGGCCAAGCTGGGCATCAAGCGCGTGCGCGGCGATACCTTCGGCTATCTGCAGCGCTCCTTCATCGGTTGCGTCTCTGATGTAGATCAACGCGAAGCCCGAGAAGTGGGAGAAAAGGCGGTGCAGTTCGCCATGTGGGGCGACCGCGACGGCTCGGTTGCCATCAAGCGCACGGGCTTTTATTCCGTCGACTACGAACTGCTGCCCCTGACGGACGTGGCGGGCAAGACACGCACCATGGAAGATGAATTCATCAGCGCCAGCGGCACGGACGTGACGGATGCCTTCCGCCTGTATCTGCGCCCGCTGCTGGGCTCAGGCATGCCCGATGCCTTCCGCCTGCGGGCGGCGAAGGTGGCAAAGGTGCTGAAACCCTAG
- the sucD gene encoding succinate--CoA ligase subunit alpha, with translation MSILINKDTKVVTQGITGKTGQFHTRGCRDYANGKAAFVAGVNPKKAGEDFEGIPIFANVTEAKKETGANVSVIYVPPAGAAAAIWEAVEAEMDLAICITEGIPVRDMMALKDRMAKANSKTLLLGPNCPGLITPDEIKIGIMPGHIHKKGRIGVVSRSGTLTYEAVGQLTALGLGQSSAVGIGGDPINGLKHIDIMKMFNDDPDTDAVIMIGEIGGPDEANAAYWIKDNMKKPVVGFIAGVTAPPGKRMGHAGALISGGADTAQAKLEIMEACGITVTKNPSEMARLLKAML, from the coding sequence ATGTCCATTCTGATCAATAAAGATACCAAAGTCGTAACCCAAGGGATCACCGGCAAGACCGGCCAGTTCCACACCCGCGGTTGCCGCGACTACGCGAACGGCAAAGCTGCCTTCGTGGCAGGCGTGAACCCGAAGAAAGCCGGCGAAGACTTCGAAGGCATTCCAATTTTCGCTAACGTCACCGAAGCGAAAAAAGAAACCGGCGCCAACGTGTCCGTGATCTACGTGCCGCCAGCAGGCGCGGCAGCGGCGATCTGGGAAGCTGTTGAAGCTGAAATGGATCTGGCCATTTGCATCACCGAAGGCATTCCTGTGCGTGACATGATGGCCCTGAAAGACCGCATGGCTAAAGCCAACAGCAAAACCTTGCTGCTGGGCCCTAACTGCCCAGGCTTGATCACGCCAGATGAAATCAAGATCGGCATCATGCCAGGCCACATCCATAAAAAAGGCCGCATCGGCGTGGTATCGCGTTCGGGTACCCTGACCTATGAAGCAGTGGGTCAGCTGACCGCACTGGGCCTGGGCCAATCGTCGGCAGTCGGCATCGGCGGCGACCCTATCAACGGTCTGAAGCACATCGACATCATGAAGATGTTCAATGATGATCCAGATACCGACGCGGTCATCATGATCGGCGAAATCGGCGGTCCGGACGAAGCCAACGCTGCGTATTGGATCAAAGACAACATGAAAAAACCGGTCGTTGGCTTCATCGCTGGCGTGACCGCTCCTCCAGGCAAGCGCATGGGCCACGCTGGCGCGCTGATCTCGGGCGGTGCCGATACGGCACAAGCCAAGCTGGAAATCATGGAAGCTTGCGGCATCACCGTGACCAAAAACCCGTCGGAAATGGCGCGTCTGCTGAAAGCCATGCTGTAA
- a CDS encoding DUF2889 domain-containing protein: MPLSTPVSRRALRHSRVIDVQAYVRDDGLWDIDARITDIKSYDAMLASGPRPAGTPLHDLHLRITVDHELTIVEAEAASDAVPYPGFCDTIGPAYTALIGLNLLKNFRRDLKQRLAGIAGCTHLTELAQVLPTATVQAFAGDVWSTRDGENADLPHEKPFQLDKCHALRTDGGAVAQYYPRWVAKA, from the coding sequence ATGCCCCTGTCAACTCCTGTATCCCGGCGCGCCCTACGGCACTCCCGCGTTATCGACGTCCAAGCGTATGTGCGCGACGACGGCCTGTGGGATATTGACGCCCGAATTACCGATATCAAAAGCTATGACGCGATGCTGGCCTCCGGCCCCCGCCCCGCTGGCACTCCCCTGCATGACCTCCACTTGCGCATTACCGTCGATCACGAACTGACCATCGTCGAGGCCGAAGCTGCCTCCGATGCCGTGCCCTATCCCGGTTTTTGCGATACCATCGGCCCCGCTTACACGGCGCTGATCGGTTTGAATTTATTGAAGAATTTCCGCCGCGACTTGAAACAGCGCCTGGCGGGAATCGCCGGCTGTACCCATTTGACCGAACTGGCGCAAGTCTTGCCGACTGCGACGGTTCAGGCATTTGCCGGCGATGTCTGGTCGACCCGCGACGGTGAGAATGCTGATTTGCCGCATGAAAAGCCGTTTCAACTCGACAAATGCCACGCCCTGCGCACCGATGGCGGGGCGGTTGCACAGTATTACCCGCGCTGGGTAGCCAAAGCGTGA
- a CDS encoding sodium:solute symporter family protein gives MSGQRSFFARLCRYYLLFTAGFAAFLLALSVLEQEGMPRAWIGYLFMLVTITLYATIGVISRTSNVTEYYVAGRRVPAMFNGMATAADWISAASFISLAGGLYLNGFDGLAFIMGWTGGYCLVALLIAPYLRKFSQYTIPDFLAARYGSGADKRGASVRVVAVAATIIVSFTYVVAQIYAVGLIASRFTGVDFSVGIFLGLASILVCSFLGGMRAITWTQVAQYIIILVAFLIPAMWLSVKHADNPVPQIAYGKVLPQLSAREHVLETDPKENEVRAIFRQRAQSYQERIAGLPGSWEQGRLAAQRQLDSLRQRNTSLFDIRNAERYLIAYPKSPDEARVLWQAAQTQNQKRAEPIIPHAQPFPAADREQSDIKRNNFLALVFCMMLGTAALPHILMRSYTTPSVHETRVSVFWALFFILLIYLTIPALAVLVKYDIYSALVGTQYTNLPTWVSYWANVDKLSPLISIVDVNRDGIVQLAEISIDADVLVLATPEIAGLPYVISGLVAAGGLAAALSTADGLLLAISNALSHDIYYKVVDPSASTQKRVTISKLLLLAVAFIAAYAASQKPADILSLVGVAFSLAASTLFPPLVLGVFWQRANYQGALAGMLAGFGVCLYYMLHTSTMLGGNASGQWMHIAPISAGIFGVPAGLAAAILVSWLTPAPGRRSMGLVEHIRAPE, from the coding sequence ATGAGCGGCCAGCGCAGCTTCTTTGCGCGGCTGTGCCGCTACTACCTGCTGTTTACCGCCGGTTTCGCCGCCTTCCTGCTGGCCCTGTCGGTACTGGAACAGGAAGGCATGCCGCGCGCCTGGATCGGCTACCTGTTCATGCTCGTCACCATCACCCTGTACGCCACCATCGGCGTCATCAGCCGCACCTCGAACGTCACCGAATACTATGTGGCAGGGCGCAGGGTGCCGGCCATGTTCAACGGCATGGCCACGGCCGCCGACTGGATTTCGGCCGCCAGCTTCATCAGTCTGGCCGGCGGCCTGTACCTGAACGGCTTCGACGGCCTGGCCTTCATCATGGGCTGGACGGGCGGCTATTGCCTGGTGGCGCTATTGATCGCCCCCTACCTGCGCAAGTTCAGCCAATACACGATTCCCGACTTCCTCGCCGCCCGCTACGGCAGCGGCGCCGACAAACGGGGGGCCAGCGTGCGCGTGGTGGCCGTGGCCGCCACCATCATCGTCTCGTTTACGTATGTGGTGGCGCAAATCTACGCCGTCGGCCTGATCGCCTCGCGCTTTACGGGCGTGGATTTTTCCGTCGGCATCTTCCTGGGCCTGGCCAGCATCCTGGTCTGCTCTTTTCTTGGCGGCATGCGCGCCATTACCTGGACGCAGGTGGCGCAGTACATCATCATCCTGGTCGCCTTTCTGATTCCCGCCATGTGGCTGTCGGTCAAGCATGCGGACAACCCTGTGCCGCAGATCGCCTACGGCAAGGTGTTGCCGCAACTGAGCGCGCGCGAACACGTGCTGGAAACGGACCCGAAAGAAAACGAAGTGCGCGCCATCTTCCGCCAGCGCGCGCAAAGCTACCAGGAGCGTATCGCCGGCTTGCCCGGTTCCTGGGAGCAAGGCCGGCTGGCGGCCCAGCGCCAGCTCGATAGTTTGCGCCAGCGCAATACCTCGCTGTTCGATATCCGCAACGCAGAGCGCTACCTGATTGCCTATCCGAAGAGCCCGGACGAGGCACGCGTGCTGTGGCAGGCGGCGCAGACGCAGAACCAGAAACGCGCCGAACCGATCATTCCACACGCGCAGCCGTTTCCCGCCGCCGACCGCGAGCAGTCCGACATCAAGCGCAACAATTTCCTGGCCCTCGTGTTTTGCATGATGCTGGGCACGGCCGCCCTGCCGCACATCCTGATGCGATCCTATACCACGCCCTCCGTGCACGAAACACGTGTCTCCGTCTTCTGGGCCCTGTTTTTCATCTTGCTGATCTATCTCACAATTCCCGCACTGGCCGTACTGGTCAAGTACGATATTTACTCGGCACTGGTAGGCACGCAATACACGAACCTGCCCACATGGGTGTCGTACTGGGCCAATGTGGACAAGCTCAGTCCCCTGATCAGCATCGTCGACGTCAACCGCGACGGCATCGTGCAACTGGCGGAAATATCCATCGACGCCGACGTGCTGGTGCTGGCCACCCCCGAGATCGCCGGCCTGCCCTACGTGATTTCCGGCCTGGTGGCGGCCGGCGGCCTGGCCGCCGCCCTGTCGACGGCGGACGGCCTGCTGCTGGCCATTTCGAATGCCCTGTCGCACGACATCTATTACAAGGTGGTCGATCCCAGCGCCTCGACGCAAAAGCGCGTGACGATTTCAAAATTGCTGCTGCTGGCCGTGGCCTTCATCGCCGCCTATGCGGCCTCGCAAAAGCCGGCCGACATCCTCTCGCTGGTGGGCGTGGCCTTTTCCCTGGCCGCCTCGACCCTGTTCCCACCGCTGGTGCTGGGTGTCTTCTGGCAACGCGCCAATTACCAGGGGGCGCTGGCCGGCATGCTGGCCGGCTTTGGCGTGTGCCTGTATTACATGCTGCACACCAGCACCATGCTGGGTGGCAATGCCAGCGGTCAATGGATGCATATCGCGCCCATTTCCGCCGGCATCTTCGGCGTGCCTGCCGGCCTGGCCGCCGCCATCCTGGTCAGCTGGCTGACACCGGCGCCGGGTCGGCGCAGCATGGGGCTGGTCGAGCATATCCGGGCGCCGGAGTAA
- a CDS encoding DUF4212 domain-containing protein — MDKPSLPAAPLRPARTPSPELQARLAVHWHKTRRLTAILLLIWLLTGFLTVFYARELLHLNLFGWPLPFYMAAQGASLVYLAIIAFYAWRMRRLDRDFHATEQT, encoded by the coding sequence ATGGATAAGCCCAGCCTTCCTGCGGCGCCGCTGCGGCCGGCGCGCACGCCCAGCCCCGAGCTGCAGGCGCGCCTCGCTGTGCACTGGCACAAGACGCGGCGCCTGACGGCCATCCTGCTGCTGATCTGGCTGCTGACGGGCTTTCTGACCGTGTTTTATGCGCGCGAACTGTTGCATCTGAACCTGTTCGGCTGGCCGCTGCCCTTCTATATGGCGGCCCAGGGCGCTTCGCTGGTGTACCTGGCCATCATCGCCTTCTATGCCTGGCGCATGCGGCGCCTGGACCGGGATTTTCATGCAACGGAGCAAACATGA
- the recX gene encoding recombination regulator RecX, translated as MAAVQLSLKGRALRFLSMREHSRMELRRKLQRHAQEGDDVEALLDSLEQANWLSQERFSESLIHRRSARFGNSRIMAELQSHGIAGEALQELKAGLAEGETARACEVWRRKFGEVAQDAEQRNKQVRFLMQRGFSQRAVQVALKGLEPEDD; from the coding sequence ATGGCTGCAGTACAACTAAGCCTGAAGGGCAGGGCGCTACGCTTTTTGTCGATGCGTGAACACAGCCGCATGGAATTGCGGCGCAAGCTGCAGCGGCATGCGCAGGAAGGCGACGATGTGGAAGCCTTGCTCGACAGCCTGGAACAGGCCAACTGGCTCTCGCAGGAGCGTTTTTCCGAATCGCTGATCCACCGCCGCTCGGCCCGTTTCGGCAATAGCCGCATCATGGCGGAATTGCAAAGCCATGGCATTGCCGGCGAGGCGCTGCAGGAACTCAAGGCGGGCCTGGCCGAAGGCGAGACCGCCCGCGCCTGCGAAGTATGGCGTCGCAAATTCGGTGAAGTGGCGCAGGATGCCGAACAGCGCAACAAGCAGGTACGCTTCCTGATGCAGCGCGGCTTTTCGCAGCGCGCCGTGCAGGTGGCCTTGAAGGGGCTGGAGCCCGAGGACGACTAG
- the sucC gene encoding ADP-forming succinate--CoA ligase subunit beta, which produces MKIHEYQAKEILRQYGVTVPRGIPCMSVDEAVKAAETLGGPVWVVKAQIHAGGRGKGGGVKVAKSIEQVKQYADQIMGMQLITHQTSAEGQKVNRLLVEEGADIKQELYVSLVTDRVTQKIVLMASSEGGMDIEEVAESHPEKIHHVTIDPGVGLTDAQADDIATKIGVPAGSIADARVNLQGLYKAYWETDCSLAEINPLIVTGSGKVIALDAKFNFDPNALFRHPEIVALRDLDEEDPAEIEASKFDLAYISLDGNIGCLVNGAGLAMATMDTIKLFGGEPANFLDVGGGATAEKVTEAFKIMLKNPGLKAILVNIFGGIMRCDVIAEGVIAAVKAVSLNVPLVVRMKGTNEDLGKKMLADSGLPIIAADTMEDAAKSVVAAAAGQA; this is translated from the coding sequence ATGAAAATCCATGAGTATCAAGCCAAAGAAATCCTCCGGCAGTATGGAGTGACGGTACCACGCGGTATTCCGTGCATGTCCGTCGACGAAGCCGTCAAGGCTGCGGAAACCCTGGGCGGTCCGGTATGGGTCGTTAAGGCGCAGATCCACGCAGGTGGTCGCGGCAAGGGCGGCGGCGTGAAAGTGGCAAAATCGATCGAACAGGTCAAGCAATACGCTGACCAGATCATGGGCATGCAGCTGATCACGCACCAGACCAGCGCCGAAGGCCAAAAAGTCAACCGCCTGCTGGTGGAAGAAGGCGCCGACATCAAACAAGAACTGTACGTTTCGCTGGTCACCGACCGCGTCACCCAGAAAATCGTTCTGATGGCTTCGTCCGAAGGCGGCATGGACATCGAAGAAGTGGCCGAGAGCCACCCTGAGAAGATCCATCACGTCACCATCGATCCAGGCGTAGGCCTGACCGATGCCCAGGCAGACGACATCGCGACCAAAATCGGCGTGCCTGCCGGTTCCATCGCCGACGCCCGCGTCAACCTGCAAGGCTTGTACAAAGCATACTGGGAAACCGACTGCTCGCTGGCCGAAATCAATCCGCTGATCGTCACCGGCAGCGGCAAGGTCATCGCCCTGGACGCCAAGTTCAACTTTGACCCGAACGCCCTGTTCCGTCATCCGGAAATCGTCGCCCTGCGCGATCTGGACGAAGAAGATCCAGCTGAAATCGAAGCGTCGAAATTCGACCTGGCTTACATTTCGCTCGACGGCAACATCGGTTGCCTGGTGAACGGCGCCGGCCTGGCCATGGCCACCATGGACACCATCAAGCTGTTCGGCGGCGAGCCAGCCAACTTCCTGGACGTCGGCGGCGGCGCCACGGCAGAAAAAGTGACCGAAGCGTTCAAGATCATGCTGAAAAACCCAGGCCTGAAAGCCATCCTGGTGAACATTTTCGGCGGCATCATGCGTTGCGACGTGATCGCTGAAGGCGTCATCGCCGCGGTGAAAGCCGTCTCGCTGAACGTACCGCTGGTCGTGCGCATGAAGGGCACCAACGAAGACCTGGGCAAAAAGATGCTGGCCGATTCCGGTCTGCCTATCATCGCAGCCGACACCATGGAAGATGCAGCAAAGAGCGTCGTTGCCGCCGCTGCTGGTCAAGCTTAA
- the recA gene encoding recombinase RecA: MDDKKAVVPASEKAKALAAALAQIEKQFGKGSVMRMDASAVIEEVQVVSTGSLGLDIALGVGGLPRGRVVEIYGPESSGKTTLTLQTIAEMQKLGGTCAFIDAEHALDVGYAQKLGVNLHELLISQPDTGEQALEICDALVRSGSVDLVVIDSVAALTPRAEIEGDMGDSLPGLQARLMSQALRKLTGSINRTNTLVIFINQIRMKIGVMFGSPETTTGGNALKFYASVRLDIRRTGSIKSGDEVIGNETKVKVVKNKIAPPFKEAHFDILYGAGTSREGEILDLGSDAKIVEKSGSWYSYNGERIGQGKDNARAFLQERPALAREIENKVRASLGVRELPPLAAEKPEKADKAADKAAKAAEAKAE; the protein is encoded by the coding sequence ATGGACGATAAAAAAGCTGTAGTACCCGCATCGGAAAAAGCCAAGGCGCTCGCCGCCGCACTGGCGCAGATCGAGAAGCAGTTTGGCAAAGGTTCGGTCATGCGCATGGATGCCAGCGCGGTGATCGAAGAAGTGCAAGTCGTGTCGACAGGTTCGCTCGGCCTCGATATCGCGCTGGGCGTGGGCGGCTTGCCGCGCGGCCGCGTGGTGGAAATCTACGGTCCGGAATCGTCAGGTAAAACCACGCTGACCCTGCAAACCATTGCTGAAATGCAAAAACTGGGTGGCACTTGCGCCTTTATCGATGCCGAGCACGCGCTCGACGTCGGTTACGCGCAAAAGCTGGGCGTGAATTTGCATGAATTGCTGATCTCGCAACCGGACACGGGCGAGCAGGCTCTGGAAATCTGCGACGCCCTCGTGCGTTCGGGCAGCGTCGACCTGGTCGTCATCGACTCCGTGGCAGCACTGACGCCACGCGCCGAGATCGAAGGCGACATGGGCGATTCCCTGCCAGGCTTGCAAGCGCGCTTGATGTCGCAAGCCCTGCGTAAATTGACCGGTTCCATCAACCGCACGAATACCCTGGTCATCTTCATCAACCAGATCCGCATGAAGATCGGCGTGATGTTCGGCAGTCCGGAAACGACCACTGGCGGCAATGCCCTGAAATTCTACGCCTCCGTGCGCCTCGATATCCGCCGCACCGGCTCGATCAAGTCGGGCGACGAAGTGATCGGCAACGAAACCAAGGTCAAGGTCGTCAAGAACAAGATCGCGCCACCGTTCAAGGAAGCGCACTTCGACATCCTGTACGGCGCCGGCACCTCGCGCGAAGGCGAAATCCTGGACCTGGGCTCGGATGCCAAGATCGTGGAAAAATCCGGTTCGTGGTACAGCTACAACGGCGAACGCATCGGCCAGGGCAAGGACAACGCCCGTGCCTTCCTGCAAGAGCGTCCGGCGCTGGCCCGCGAAATCGAAAACAAGGTCCGCGCTTCGCTGGGCGTGCGCGAACTGCCACCGCTGGCTGCTGAAAAGCCGGAAAAAGCGGATAAAGCCGCCGACAAGGCTGCCAAGGCTGCGGAAGCCAAGGCAGAGTAG
- a CDS encoding response regulator transcription factor, with protein MRILLAEDDSVLADGLTRSLRQSGYAIDYVKTGQEADTALSTQEFDLLILDLGLPKMSGLEVLRRLRARASLLPVLILTAADSIEQRVNGLDLGADDYMAKPFALSELEARVRALTRRGAGGGATVIKHGPLSYDQVGRSAYINDQMLDLSARELGLLEILLGRTGRLVSKEQLVDHLCEWGEEVSNNAIEVYVHRLRKKIEVGGVRIATVRGLGYCLEKYSEAARLNAEASEAAGPASGPASK; from the coding sequence ATGCGTATTTTACTTGCCGAAGATGACAGCGTGCTGGCCGATGGCCTGACCCGCTCGCTGCGCCAGTCCGGTTATGCGATCGACTACGTCAAGACCGGCCAGGAGGCCGATACGGCCCTGTCCACCCAGGAATTCGACCTGCTGATCCTCGACCTGGGCCTGCCGAAGATGTCTGGCCTGGAAGTGCTGCGCCGGCTGCGCGCGCGCGCCTCGCTGCTGCCGGTGCTGATCCTGACGGCCGCCGATTCCATCGAACAACGCGTCAATGGCCTCGACCTGGGTGCCGATGATTATATGGCCAAGCCGTTCGCGCTGTCGGAACTGGAGGCAAGAGTGCGCGCCCTGACGCGCCGCGGCGCTGGCGGCGGCGCCACCGTCATCAAGCACGGCCCGCTCAGCTACGACCAGGTGGGGCGCAGCGCCTACATCAACGACCAGATGCTCGACCTGTCGGCGCGCGAACTGGGCTTGCTGGAAATCCTGCTGGGTCGCACCGGCCGCCTCGTCTCGAAAGAGCAACTGGTCGACCACCTGTGCGAATGGGGCGAAGAGGTATCGAACAACGCCATCGAAGTGTATGTGCACCGCCTGCGCAAGAAGATCGAGGTGGGCGGCGTGCGCATCGCCACCGTGCGCGGTCTCGGCTATTGCCTGGAAAAATACTCGGAAGCGGCGCGCCTGAACGCCGAAGCGAGCGAGGCGGCAGGCCCGGCCAGCGGCCCCGCCAGCAAGTGA
- a CDS encoding sensor histidine kinase, protein MKPREAPADEADDDDWFEPPTTEQDDTIEHSLFGEILDWMLAPLLLLWPMSIAITYLVAKGIANQPFDHALEDSVTVLTQQVKQADGAMLRRVPDKNGNSKGRDFLRGDDVDTLYYLVVGGHGEYLDGDRDLPPPQDPDKYRSGMVLFRNDTIHGTPVRVAFSYLDMPYSTDDEPRRMLVQVAETLEKRAQLANEIIKGVILPQFIILPVILALVWFALARGLSPLAQLQERIRARPPDDLSPIESGQVPEEITPLVGSLNEMLARLSLSIDMQKRFIADAAHQMKTPLAGMRMQSELALRQTDHDEIHRSLLQLAKSSEAATRLVNQLLALARAENQPQAGTAFEPIELSELARGVVQDWVQASFAQHIDLGFEQPAYSIMISGNAMMLRELLSNLIDNALRYTPSGGSVTVRVRSTLELAILEVEDTGPGIPQAERAHVFERFYRILGSNVDGSGLGLAIVREIAQQHGAEVDIFNNPRAQSPKLPGTLLRLSIALLLPDAPEEDEITYG, encoded by the coding sequence GTGAAGCCGCGCGAGGCGCCAGCGGACGAGGCGGACGACGACGACTGGTTCGAGCCGCCCACCACGGAGCAGGATGACACCATCGAGCATTCGCTGTTCGGCGAAATTCTCGACTGGATGCTGGCGCCCTTGCTGCTGCTGTGGCCGATGAGCATCGCCATCACCTATCTGGTGGCCAAGGGCATCGCCAATCAACCGTTCGACCACGCGCTGGAAGACAGCGTGACGGTGCTGACGCAGCAGGTCAAGCAAGCCGACGGCGCGATGCTGCGCCGCGTGCCGGACAAGAACGGCAACAGCAAGGGCCGCGACTTCCTGCGCGGCGACGATGTCGACACCCTGTATTACCTGGTGGTGGGCGGGCACGGCGAATACCTCGACGGCGACCGCGACTTGCCGCCGCCGCAGGACCCCGATAAATACCGCAGCGGCATGGTGCTGTTTCGCAACGACACCATCCATGGCACGCCCGTGCGCGTGGCGTTCAGCTATCTCGACATGCCGTACAGCACCGACGACGAACCGCGCCGCATGCTGGTGCAAGTGGCCGAGACGCTGGAAAAGCGGGCCCAGCTGGCCAATGAAATCATCAAGGGCGTGATCTTGCCGCAGTTCATCATCCTGCCCGTGATCCTGGCCCTGGTCTGGTTTGCCCTGGCGCGCGGCCTGTCGCCGCTGGCGCAATTGCAGGAACGCATACGCGCCCGGCCGCCCGACGATCTCTCCCCCATCGAATCGGGCCAGGTGCCCGAGGAAATCACGCCGCTGGTCGGTTCGCTCAACGAGATGCTGGCGCGGCTATCTCTGTCGATCGACATGCAGAAACGCTTCATCGCCGATGCCGCGCACCAGATGAAAACGCCGCTGGCCGGCATGCGCATGCAATCCGAGCTGGCCCTGCGCCAGACGGACCACGATGAAATTCACCGCTCGCTGCTGCAACTGGCGAAAAGCTCGGAAGCGGCCACGCGTCTGGTGAACCAGCTGCTGGCACTGGCGCGCGCGGAAAACCAGCCGCAGGCGGGCACGGCGTTCGAACCGATCGAGCTGAGCGAACTGGCGCGCGGCGTGGTGCAGGACTGGGTGCAAGCCTCGTTTGCCCAGCATATCGACCTGGGTTTCGAACAGCCTGCGTATTCGATCATGATTTCCGGCAATGCCATGATGCTGCGTGAACTGCTGAGTAATCTGATCGACAATGCCCTGCGCTACACGCCGTCCGGCGGCAGCGTCACGGTGCGCGTGCGCAGCACCCTGGAACTGGCCATCCTGGAGGTGGAAGATACGGGTCCCGGCATCCCCCAGGCCGAGCGGGCCCACGTGTTCGAACGCTTTTACCGCATTCTCGGCAGCAACGTCGACGGTAGCGGCCTGGGCCTGGCCATCGTGCGCGAAATTGCTCAACAGCATGGCGCCGAAGTCGATATTTTTAACAATCCGCGCGCGCAGTCGCCGAAGCTGCCGGGCACCTTGTTACGCCTGAGCATTGCCCTGCTGTTGCCGGACGCGCCCGAAGAGGATGAGATCACGTATGGATAA
- a CDS encoding pilin — protein MRAQSGFTLIELMIVVAIAGILAAVAIPQYGDYTMRAKVSNVLAAAAPLKTAVALCVQENGGLATACSTPTEAVPSAIPVFSPTREVSGAKVDKGNIALTLAGDLGSGMGGQTVTMELQLGSSSLSWFNSTSVTNAAAREAITRNNIPKVVATQ, from the coding sequence ATGCGCGCGCAGAGCGGATTTACCCTGATAGAGCTGATGATCGTGGTGGCTATCGCCGGCATCCTGGCGGCCGTGGCCATTCCCCAGTACGGCGACTATACGATGCGGGCCAAGGTCAGCAACGTGCTGGCGGCCGCTGCGCCCCTGAAGACAGCCGTGGCCCTGTGCGTGCAGGAAAACGGCGGCTTGGCGACCGCTTGCAGCACTCCCACCGAAGCCGTGCCCAGCGCCATCCCCGTGTTTAGCCCGACGCGCGAAGTGTCCGGCGCCAAGGTCGACAAGGGCAATATCGCGCTGACCCTGGCGGGCGATCTGGGCAGCGGCATGGGCGGCCAGACGGTGACCATGGAGTTGCAGCTCGGTAGCAGCAGCCTGAGCTGGTTCAACAGCACCAGCGTGACGAATGCGGCGGCCAGGGAAGCCATCACCCGGAACAATATTCCCAAGGTGGTGGCGACCCAGTGA